In Nostoc sp. CENA543, a single genomic region encodes these proteins:
- a CDS encoding phytase, with amino-acid sequence MTNSTIRFSQFNASLNRNAEGQLVSDLSTPDNTQAKAVAEIIQRNNPDVLLINEFDYVAANPLEPVQLFQQNYLSVSQNGATPVEYPYVYIAPSNTGIASGFDLDNDGSVGGGNDAFGFGNFPGQFGMLLLSKYPIDTANIRTFQNFLWKDMPGNLLTNDPTVDNPNTAVNENLNGFYSPEEINILRLSSKSHWDVPIQVNGETIHVLVSHPTPPVFDTTEDRNGKRNHDEIRFWADYITPDQGDYIYDDAGNIGGLTAGSSFVIMGDQNADPYDGDSYDNAVLQLLQNPNINTNFIPTSLGAPQQGALQGGANANHQGNPYFDTADFADTTPGNLRADYVLPSTDLQISNSGVFWPVNSDPTFAPVGTFPFPSSDHRLVYVDVEVGATPAGNTIPEAEFVEQATFPTGFIPAGAAGTVNGVPTQVGGLSGVTYDAVNNVYYAISDDRSQIAPARFYTFTNDGEVKFTNVTTLKDINGNTFPALSLDPEGIALTKNGTVFISSEGEANPNAGRVSNPWIKEFSLTTGQELRSLSVPVKFLPVVQDTNNDGIVNAGDTQTSGIRNNLAFESLTISPDQKTLYTATENALFQDGARASLTGGSRSRILQYNLVSGQPEKEYLYITDAIADVPNPSTGAADNGLVDLLAIDNRGTLLAVERSFAQGVGNTIKIYEVSLQGATDISTIDFLASLTEAELTALRPASKRLVLNLNDLDLPTGTDNIEGITFGPKLADGRQSIVLVSDNNFSTAQFTQILTLSAEVIPTVTPTVETRPDLFDDDDASIPEVDQNADADDPAIYVNASDPSASIVLTVAKNAGLRVYDLSGNLLQTYNPGDIRYNNIDLQYGFNLGGESIDIAVASDRNNDKLVIFKINANPTTPGQYLEDITDSSIGTLFQGAPFAPPYSTSSRSAYGVAMYRSPITNDYYVFVNRRQTGDVAQFKLIDQGNGKIGAERVREFTIPTESGIDPQTEGMVADQEMGYLYIGQENVGIWKFDAEPNGRNTGKLIDKIKDLGGSYLTDDVEGLTIYYGQNGQGYLLVSSQGDNTFAVYNRGGDNEYLGRFAVGNNGSIDSVQESDGADVVNVPLGPNFPYGLFVTQDGSNDPARLVEDDGELENVNTNFKFVPWENIAQAFTNPLIIDTDSYNPRNPQAMIPPKLTLKGFAVLPADSFAAGPPSGNFITGTTNGRPIPFASQPIQGFSAVQVADDNSYWFLSDNGFGSKANSADYLLRIYRLDPSFQGTENGDKSVNVLSFIQLSDPDQKIPFQIVNENTSDRLLTGADFDIESFVIAEDGTLWIGDEFGPYLLHVDATGKLLDAPIPTPNITNLKTLTGEAPLVIGHRGASGELPEHTLESYKLAIERGADFIEPDIVTTKDGVLIARHEPNLINTTNVADLPQFADRRKTKVVDGVAEEGFFAEDFTLAEIKTLRARIQPSFRDQSFNDLYEIPTLAEIIALVRQVEADTGKKIGIYPETKHPTYFLQQGYDISQNLIDTLVANDFTDPSRIFIQSFETANLKALNNVIMPAAKVDIPLVQLLDAFDVNLDGSLQEVRPYDFVVSGDTRTYGDLRSAAGLAEIATYADGIGPWKRMIRSVQGVDANGDGQADDVNGDGLVNDADKTLTPPTTLIQEAHAAGLFVHAYTFRNEGRYLAADYNNNPEAEYRDFIQLGVDGYFTDFPGTGDRVRDLLAGDFVRSPDHPDFLTEPSNPNLSRSRGFEGMAISLDQQTLYPMLEGTVTGDPANSLRIYEFDVASKQYQGLVGYYYLENPSHAIGDITVINENEFLVIERDNGQGATAQFKKLFKVDFSKKDANGFVSKEEIGDLLNIADPNDLNGDGNTKFTFPFQTIESVVVLDEKTILLANDNNYPFSIGRPPGIDNNEFIILELDQPLNIPTPIISLTTTTPNITEGNSTPGVFRISRVGNTSKSLTVEYTVEGTATNGSDYNNLTGKATIAAGQTYVDIAITPVDDALAEVTETLILNVTDGSNYDLGANASATINILDNDFNNINGNGKRDPIIGTDANDRIVGGIGRKTITTGGGYDELVYTSLREMGHTITDFEVGKDKIVLTQLLDSIIRGGYQGTNAIADGYVRLVQGSTPNTTFVQVDNGGLPGRGVLSPFLVLENVTPAAMANPDNFVF; translated from the coding sequence AATTTCTTGTGGAAGGATATGCCAGGAAATCTGTTAACTAATGACCCGACGGTAGATAATCCTAATACTGCGGTAAACGAAAATCTCAACGGCTTTTATTCACCAGAAGAAATTAATATACTGCGTCTTTCTTCTAAGAGTCATTGGGATGTACCGATTCAGGTGAATGGTGAAACAATTCATGTTTTAGTCAGTCATCCTACACCCCCAGTTTTTGATACTACAGAAGACCGCAACGGCAAACGCAACCATGACGAAATTCGCTTTTGGGCAGATTATATAACTCCAGATCAAGGTGATTATATCTACGATGATGCGGGGAATATAGGCGGTTTAACGGCTGGTTCAAGTTTTGTAATTATGGGTGATCAAAATGCTGACCCTTACGATGGGGACAGCTACGATAACGCCGTTCTCCAACTGTTGCAAAACCCCAATATCAATACTAATTTCATTCCTACTAGTCTCGGCGCACCCCAGCAAGGGGCTTTACAAGGTGGTGCAAACGCCAATCACCAAGGGAATCCGTATTTTGACACGGCTGATTTTGCTGATACTACTCCTGGTAACTTGCGTGCAGATTATGTTCTACCCTCTACAGATTTGCAGATTAGCAACTCAGGGGTGTTTTGGCCTGTGAATAGCGACCCAACATTTGCACCTGTAGGAACTTTCCCTTTCCCTAGTTCCGACCATCGTTTGGTGTATGTAGATGTAGAAGTAGGCGCGACACCAGCAGGTAATACTATTCCTGAAGCGGAATTTGTAGAACAAGCAACCTTTCCTACAGGTTTTATTCCAGCAGGTGCAGCAGGAACAGTTAATGGTGTACCAACTCAGGTAGGGGGTTTATCTGGTGTTACTTACGATGCGGTCAATAATGTTTATTATGCAATTTCAGACGATCGCTCGCAAATCGCCCCAGCCCGTTTTTATACGTTTACTAACGATGGCGAGGTGAAGTTTACCAATGTCACCACCCTTAAAGATATTAATGGTAATACTTTTCCCGCCCTCAGTCTTGACCCTGAAGGAATCGCTTTAACTAAAAATGGGACAGTATTTATCTCCTCTGAAGGGGAAGCAAATCCTAATGCTGGTCGTGTGAGTAACCCTTGGATTAAAGAGTTTAGCTTAACTACAGGTCAGGAATTACGCTCATTATCTGTACCTGTGAAGTTTTTACCAGTCGTCCAAGATACTAACAATGATGGGATTGTCAATGCAGGTGATACGCAGACATCAGGGATAAGAAATAACCTAGCTTTTGAAAGTTTGACTATTTCCCCTGACCAAAAAACCTTATATACAGCCACCGAAAACGCCCTATTTCAAGATGGTGCGAGGGCTTCTTTAACTGGTGGTAGTCGTTCTCGGATTCTGCAATATAACTTAGTCAGTGGTCAGCCAGAAAAAGAATATCTCTATATTACCGATGCGATCGCAGATGTTCCTAACCCCTCCACAGGTGCAGCAGATAACGGTTTAGTAGATTTATTAGCAATTGATAATCGCGGTACTCTTTTGGCTGTAGAACGTTCCTTTGCTCAAGGTGTGGGTAATACCATCAAAATCTATGAGGTATCTTTGCAAGGGGCGACAGATATCAGCACTATTGACTTTTTAGCTAGTCTCACTGAAGCAGAATTAACAGCCCTCAGACCCGCTAGCAAGCGTTTAGTATTGAATTTAAACGACCTCGATTTACCGACAGGTACAGATAACATTGAAGGGATTACTTTCGGCCCCAAATTAGCTGATGGTCGTCAATCAATTGTCTTGGTGAGTGATAACAACTTCAGTACAGCCCAATTTACCCAAATCCTTACCTTAAGTGCAGAGGTGATTCCCACCGTTACCCCGACGGTAGAAACTCGCCCCGACTTATTTGATGATGACGATGCTAGTATCCCCGAAGTTGACCAGAACGCGGATGCTGATGACCCAGCAATTTACGTTAACGCTAGCGACCCCTCAGCCAGCATTGTCTTGACAGTAGCGAAAAATGCAGGTTTGCGGGTTTATGACTTGTCAGGAAATCTCCTGCAAACCTATAACCCTGGGGATATCCGCTACAACAACATAGATTTGCAGTATGGGTTTAACTTGGGTGGCGAATCTATTGATATCGCCGTGGCGAGCGATCGCAATAACGACAAGCTGGTAATCTTTAAAATTAACGCCAACCCCACCACCCCCGGTCAATATCTGGAAGACATCACCGATAGCAGTATCGGGACTCTCTTCCAAGGCGCGCCTTTTGCACCACCTTACTCAACATCTTCCCGCAGTGCTTACGGTGTGGCTATGTATCGTAGCCCCATCACTAATGATTATTACGTCTTTGTCAATCGCCGCCAAACTGGGGATGTTGCCCAATTTAAACTCATCGACCAAGGTAACGGTAAAATTGGCGCGGAAAGGGTGCGGGAGTTCACCATCCCCACCGAGTCAGGAATTGACCCCCAAACCGAGGGAATGGTTGCTGACCAAGAAATGGGTTATCTCTACATCGGTCAAGAAAATGTGGGAATTTGGAAATTTGACGCTGAACCCAACGGGCGCAATACCGGTAAACTCATCGATAAAATCAAAGATTTGGGCGGTTCTTACCTCACCGACGATGTGGAAGGCTTGACTATTTACTATGGACAGAATGGTCAAGGTTACTTGCTGGTATCTAGTCAAGGTGACAATACCTTTGCAGTCTACAACCGTGGCGGTGATAACGAATATTTAGGTAGGTTCGCTGTCGGAAATAATGGCTCAATTGACAGCGTACAGGAATCTGACGGTGCAGATGTGGTCAACGTCCCACTGGGGCCAAATTTTCCCTATGGTTTATTCGTCACTCAAGACGGTTCCAACGACCCCGCCAGACTGGTAGAAGATGATGGCGAACTGGAAAACGTCAACACCAATTTTAAATTTGTTCCTTGGGAAAATATCGCCCAAGCCTTTACCAACCCCTTAATTATTGACACCGACAGTTACAATCCGCGTAATCCCCAAGCGATGATTCCACCCAAATTAACACTCAAAGGTTTCGCCGTTCTTCCTGCTGACAGCTTTGCAGCAGGCCCACCATCTGGTAATTTCATCACGGGTACTACCAACGGTAGACCGATCCCATTTGCTAGCCAACCCATCCAAGGCTTTAGCGCAGTCCAAGTAGCTGATGATAATTCCTACTGGTTCTTATCCGACAATGGTTTTGGTAGTAAAGCCAATAGTGCAGATTACCTGCTGCGGATTTATCGCTTAGACCCCAGTTTCCAGGGTACAGAAAACGGTGACAAATCCGTCAATGTCTTAAGTTTCATTCAACTATCTGACCCAGATCAGAAAATACCCTTCCAGATTGTCAACGAAAATACTAGCGATCGTCTCCTCACGGGTGCAGATTTCGATATTGAATCCTTTGTAATTGCGGAAGATGGCACACTTTGGATAGGCGACGAATTCGGCCCCTATCTGTTACACGTCGATGCTACAGGTAAATTATTAGATGCACCCATCCCCACACCCAACATTACCAATCTCAAGACTCTGACTGGCGAAGCACCGTTAGTAATTGGACACCGAGGCGCAAGCGGTGAACTCCCAGAACATACCCTGGAATCCTACAAGTTAGCGATTGAACGCGGTGCGGATTTCATCGAACCCGACATAGTGACCACCAAAGACGGCGTATTAATCGCCCGTCACGAACCGAATTTAATTAACACTACCAATGTTGCAGACTTACCACAGTTTGCAGACCGCCGCAAAACAAAAGTTGTTGATGGGGTGGCGGAAGAAGGTTTCTTTGCAGAAGACTTCACCCTCGCGGAAATTAAGACTCTACGCGCCAGAATTCAACCGAGTTTCCGTGACCAAAGCTTTAATGATTTGTATGAAATTCCCACACTGGCTGAAATCATCGCTTTGGTAAGACAGGTAGAAGCCGATACAGGTAAAAAAATCGGCATCTATCCCGAAACCAAACACCCGACTTACTTTTTACAGCAAGGCTACGATATCAGCCAGAATTTAATTGATACTCTCGTAGCTAATGATTTTACTGACCCATCCCGCATCTTTATTCAGTCTTTCGAGACAGCCAATCTCAAAGCTTTGAATAATGTCATTATGCCTGCGGCTAAGGTTGATATACCTTTAGTGCAGTTACTAGACGCATTTGATGTTAATTTAGATGGTTCATTGCAAGAGGTTCGCCCCTACGATTTTGTAGTTAGTGGTGATACTCGCACCTATGGAGATTTACGGTCAGCCGCAGGTTTAGCGGAAATTGCTACCTACGCCGATGGGATTGGCCCTTGGAAGCGGATGATTAGATCAGTGCAAGGTGTTGATGCTAATGGTGATGGTCAAGCTGATGATGTTAATGGGGATGGTTTAGTTAACGACGCAGATAAAACCCTGACTCCACCCACAACTTTAATTCAAGAGGCACACGCAGCTGGCTTATTTGTCCATGCTTACACCTTCCGTAATGAAGGCCGTTACTTAGCAGCAGACTACAACAACAACCCCGAAGCTGAGTACAGAGATTTCATTCAGCTAGGTGTTGATGGCTACTTCACAGACTTTCCAGGTACAGGCGATCGCGTCCGTGATTTGTTGGCGGGTGATTTTGTGCGATCGCCTGATCACCCCGATTTCCTCACCGAACCATCTAATCCTAACCTGTCTCGCTCCCGTGGCTTTGAAGGGATGGCTATCAGCTTAGATCAGCAAACCCTATACCCTATGTTGGAAGGGACGGTGACTGGTGATCCTGCTAATTCCCTACGAATTTATGAATTTGACGTTGCATCTAAGCAGTATCAAGGTTTAGTCGGCTACTACTACTTAGAAAATCCCAGTCACGCCATTGGGGATATTACTGTTATCAACGAGAATGAGTTTCTAGTCATTGAACGTGATAATGGTCAAGGTGCGACGGCACAATTTAAGAAGTTATTTAAAGTTGACTTCTCGAAGAAAGACGCAAATGGTTTTGTCAGCAAGGAAGAAATTGGTGACTTACTCAATATCGCCGACCCCAATGATTTAAACGGCGATGGTAACACCAAATTTACCTTCCCCTTCCAAACCATCGAGTCTGTAGTAGTGCTGGATGAAAAAACCATACTCCTGGCTAACGATAATAACTATCCTTTCTCTATCGGTCGTCCTCCAGGGATTGACAATAACGAATTCATCATTCTGGAACTAGACCAACCCCTCAATATTCCTACCCCAATAATTAGTCTCACTACTACCACACCAAACATTACTGAAGGTAATTCGACACCAGGAGTTTTCCGCATCTCGCGTGTAGGAAATACCAGCAAATCGCTGACAGTGGAATACACTGTAGAAGGTACTGCTACCAATGGTAGTGATTACAACAACCTCACAGGGAAAGCCACCATCGCCGCCGGACAAACCTACGTTGATATTGCCATTACCCCTGTTGATGATGCGTTAGCAGAAGTGACGGAAACCCTAATTCTTAATGTCACTGATGGCAGTAATTATGATTTAGGTGCTAACGCCTCTGCCACCATCAACATCCTTGATAACGATTTCAATAACATCAACGGTAATGGTAAACGTGACCCCATCATTGGCACTGATGCCAATGACCGAATTGTCGGTGGTATTGGTCGCAAAACCATCACTACAGGCGGAGGTTACGACGAATTAGTTTACACCAGCCTGCGAGAAATGGGTCATACCATCACCGATTTTGAGGTAGGTAAAGACAAGATTGTGCTGACACAATTACTAGATAGCATCATCCGTGGTGGTTATCAGGGAACTAATGCGATCGCAGATGGTTATGTACGCTTAGTCCAAGGTAGCACTCCTAACACCACCTTCGTGCAAGTTGATAACGGCGGACTTCCCGGCCGTGGCGTTCTCAGTCCATTCCTAGTATTGGAAAACGTCACCCCAGCAGCGATGGCTAATCCTGATAACTTTGTGTTTTAG
- a CDS encoding S8 family serine peptidase has protein sequence MVQVRYGGQNGEQYELVISEDHIVVRTQNRSVLVGDRPFEVASVSPEARSILNQFDLVTRFRQAGVEVLQLKAPNQDGALRDQAKEILNQEPEIQFAGRVLIDPQSRQPVIYTENLFVKFDDEEEASTCEAVLGRYNLTIKRQLEYARNAYFVSAPANTGLAIFDLAETLLNEETVELCHPELVREFRQRQAFPQQWHLKETTINAKNINAHAYVEAAWKLSEGAGTTIAIIDDGVDIDHEEFRSSGKIVAPRDVTRKNNNPRPGNSDNHGTACAGVACGDGNFGASGVAPKAKLMPIRFVSALGSVDEAEAFVWAAQNGADVISCSWGPPDGIWWEPTDPGHLQKVPLPDSTRLAMEYAFTKGRNGKGCVILFAAGNGNESVDNDGYASYPKVIAVAACNDFNRRSAYSDFGKAVWCAFPSNNGYSSQTPGIWTTDRTGRFGYNNGTVSQGDQAGNYTNSFGGTSSACPGVAGVAALILSRNPNLRWDEVKDIIKRSCDRIDESGGNYDADGRSPFYGYGRVNALKAVELASPPQIDPVGIFTAVQDVPIQDLQTSTLSLAIANTNPIKSIKVTVDIEHTYIGDLIVTLIPPTETGVSPVILHNRLGGAADNIKTTYDEINVPELAGFKGKIPQGNWTLEVADKAQADTGKIRSLTIEIGF, from the coding sequence ATGGTTCAGGTTCGCTATGGCGGACAGAATGGTGAACAGTATGAACTGGTCATTAGTGAGGATCATATTGTAGTTCGTACTCAAAACCGCAGTGTGCTTGTAGGCGATCGCCCGTTTGAAGTAGCATCTGTATCACCGGAAGCCCGTAGTATCCTCAATCAGTTTGACTTGGTAACGCGATTTCGGCAAGCAGGTGTAGAAGTTTTGCAATTAAAAGCACCAAATCAAGACGGTGCTTTACGTGATCAAGCCAAGGAAATTTTAAATCAAGAACCAGAAATCCAATTTGCCGGACGGGTATTGATTGACCCGCAGTCGCGACAACCAGTAATCTACACGGAAAACCTCTTTGTCAAGTTTGATGATGAAGAAGAAGCTAGCACCTGTGAGGCAGTTTTAGGACGTTATAATTTGACGATTAAACGTCAACTAGAATATGCCCGTAATGCTTATTTCGTGAGTGCGCCAGCTAATACGGGTTTAGCGATATTTGACCTCGCTGAAACACTACTCAATGAAGAAACAGTAGAACTTTGTCATCCTGAATTAGTCAGAGAATTTCGTCAACGTCAAGCTTTCCCGCAGCAATGGCATCTCAAGGAAACCACCATTAATGCTAAGAATATTAATGCTCATGCCTATGTAGAAGCTGCTTGGAAATTAAGTGAAGGTGCAGGTACAACTATCGCCATTATTGATGATGGTGTAGATATTGACCATGAGGAATTTCGTTCCTCCGGTAAGATTGTCGCCCCCAGGGATGTAACACGCAAAAACAATAACCCCAGACCAGGTAACTCAGACAATCATGGGACAGCCTGTGCAGGGGTAGCCTGTGGGGATGGGAACTTCGGCGCGTCGGGTGTAGCACCAAAAGCCAAATTAATGCCAATTCGTTTTGTATCAGCCTTGGGTTCCGTAGATGAAGCTGAGGCTTTCGTCTGGGCGGCGCAAAATGGTGCAGATGTGATTTCCTGTAGTTGGGGGCCACCGGATGGGATTTGGTGGGAACCCACCGACCCCGGCCACCTGCAAAAAGTCCCTCTCCCAGACTCTACACGGTTAGCAATGGAATACGCCTTCACAAAAGGGCGTAATGGCAAAGGCTGTGTAATTTTATTTGCGGCGGGAAATGGCAATGAGAGTGTTGATAACGACGGTTACGCCAGCTATCCCAAAGTAATTGCGGTGGCTGCTTGTAATGACTTTAACAGAAGAAGTGCTTACAGTGACTTTGGTAAAGCCGTCTGGTGCGCTTTCCCCAGCAATAACGGCTACAGTTCCCAAACTCCCGGCATTTGGACAACAGATCGCACCGGACGATTTGGTTACAATAATGGCACTGTTAGCCAGGGCGACCAAGCAGGCAACTATACCAATAGTTTTGGTGGTACTTCTAGTGCTTGTCCTGGGGTAGCTGGAGTAGCGGCTTTAATTCTTTCCCGTAACCCGAATTTACGCTGGGATGAAGTCAAAGATATCATTAAACGCTCTTGCGATCGCATTGATGAAAGTGGCGGTAATTATGATGCTGACGGACGCAGCCCTTTTTACGGTTACGGTCGCGTCAATGCCCTCAAAGCCGTAGAATTAGCTTCCCCGCCCCAAATCGACCCAGTGGGCATTTTCACAGCAGTGCAGGATGTCCCCATTCAAGATTTGCAGACATCTACACTTAGTTTAGCGATCGCTAACACCAACCCCATTAAATCTATCAAAGTAACGGTAGACATTGAGCATACCTACATAGGAGATTTAATTGTTACCCTCATTCCCCCCACAGAAACGGGAGTATCACCAGTAATTCTGCATAATCGCCTCGGTGGTGCGGCAGATAACATCAAAACAACCTATGACGAAATCAACGTCCCCGAACTAGCAGGATTCAAAGGCAAAATTCCCCAAGGTAACTGGACTTTAGAAGTAGCAGACAAAGCCCAAGCCGACACCGGCAAAATTCGCAGTTTGACCATTGAAATTGGGTTTTGA
- a CDS encoding chlorophyll a/b-binding protein — protein MMNKGFTMNELGQLNNFAIEPKVYVDQTPRVGFTEYAEKLNGRLAMLGFVALIAVEVITGQGLIGWLTNL, from the coding sequence ATCATGAACAAAGGCTTTACTATGAACGAACTTGGCCAACTCAATAACTTTGCAATTGAACCGAAAGTGTATGTAGATCAAACCCCAAGGGTAGGTTTTACTGAGTATGCAGAAAAACTCAATGGACGTTTAGCAATGCTTGGCTTTGTCGCACTCATCGCTGTAGAAGTGATCACAGGACAAGGCTTGATTGGATGGTTAACAAACCTGTAG
- a CDS encoding TIGR02587 family membrane protein, with the protein MALKRQQNIFKSELNDIVRGACGGFLFGIPLLYTMEVWWVGSLVKAQLMMSAIALMFVVVFLLNKTEGFRKLQRRQRPYEVITDTIEAIAIGIICSALMLILLREITIATSLKEAIGKIIFESVPFTFGVALANQFLGESNNNQESSHNNHQKPSNLNATFADLGATLIGATVIAFNIAPTDEVPMIVAAVSAPWLLAIIAASLVISYAIVFQAGFSDQQKRKQQKGIFQRPLSETVISYLVSLIASAFMLWFFHKLSFSNPWSMWLENTLILGLPATIGGAAGRLAI; encoded by the coding sequence TTGGCACTCAAGCGTCAGCAGAATATTTTTAAAAGTGAGCTAAATGATATTGTTCGGGGTGCTTGTGGAGGTTTTTTATTTGGCATCCCCTTGTTATATACTATGGAAGTTTGGTGGGTAGGATCGCTCGTCAAAGCTCAACTAATGATGAGTGCGATCGCTTTAATGTTTGTTGTGGTGTTTCTACTCAATAAAACAGAAGGATTTCGTAAACTTCAACGTCGTCAACGACCTTATGAAGTCATCACAGATACAATAGAAGCAATAGCTATTGGCATCATTTGTTCTGCTTTGATGTTGATATTATTACGAGAAATCACAATTGCAACTTCCCTAAAAGAAGCGATTGGTAAAATCATTTTTGAAAGTGTTCCTTTTACTTTCGGTGTCGCACTAGCTAACCAATTTCTAGGCGAAAGTAATAATAATCAAGAATCCAGTCACAACAATCACCAGAAACCGAGTAATTTGAACGCCACTTTTGCAGATTTAGGTGCTACTCTAATTGGTGCAACCGTCATTGCATTTAATATTGCTCCTACAGATGAAGTGCCTATGATTGTAGCTGCGGTTTCAGCACCGTGGCTTTTGGCAATTATTGCAGCATCTTTGGTAATTTCTTATGCAATTGTTTTCCAAGCAGGTTTTTCTGATCAGCAAAAGCGGAAACAGCAAAAAGGTATTTTTCAAAGACCATTAAGTGAAACAGTGATTTCTTATTTAGTTTCGTTAATAGCCAGTGCTTTTATGCTGTGGTTTTTTCATAAATTAAGCTTCTCCAATCCTTGGAGTATGTGGTTAGAAAATACTTTAATTTTAGGACTACCTGCAACTATTGGCGGTGCAGCAGGTAGGTTAGCCATATGA